A single region of the Streptomyces sp. NBC_00425 genome encodes:
- a CDS encoding HNH endonuclease — MDETGIVTGESAGRAWSFLIAGEDRQFQGNTGYEDVIEESYSYDSTVGNHRRVALDDLVVVRSGREALGIGYVEQLEIFPDQEKLRSRCPGCGSTGFKERTSVLPRFRCSPCGETFDVPSTETIEVTSYRAHYGGTWQALEGCLEKALLSELSLTNSDQQSIKALDYSGVLAAVSLRGVRLPRSRPSSAGVRPRPFELPGGRRRATVAVRRGQDAFRRALVRRYGMICAVTGPAPAEVLQAAHLRAFAITEQHRAEEGLLLRSDIHHLFDSGLLAIRPEDFIVQVAPSLGGYVTYSELEGAALRIPDTDLIDRSALAEHYESTVATW; from the coding sequence ATGGACGAGACAGGGATTGTCACGGGGGAATCGGCCGGCAGGGCTTGGTCGTTCCTGATCGCCGGCGAGGACCGACAGTTCCAGGGGAACACCGGCTACGAGGACGTCATCGAGGAGTCCTACAGCTATGACTCCACGGTGGGCAACCATCGACGGGTCGCGCTGGACGACCTGGTGGTGGTCCGAAGCGGACGCGAGGCACTTGGCATCGGCTACGTCGAGCAGTTGGAGATCTTTCCGGATCAAGAGAAGCTCCGGAGCAGATGCCCTGGTTGCGGGAGTACCGGCTTCAAGGAGCGGACCTCTGTGCTTCCCAGATTCAGGTGCAGTCCGTGCGGAGAGACTTTCGACGTCCCTTCGACAGAGACGATAGAGGTGACCTCCTATCGGGCCCACTACGGAGGCACCTGGCAGGCCCTCGAGGGCTGCCTCGAAAAGGCCCTGCTCTCCGAACTCAGCTTGACCAATTCCGACCAGCAGTCGATCAAAGCCCTGGACTACTCCGGGGTCCTTGCGGCCGTGTCTCTCAGAGGTGTCCGGCTTCCCCGCAGCAGGCCGTCATCCGCTGGCGTCCGGCCTCGTCCCTTCGAGTTGCCCGGCGGGCGTCGGCGCGCAACGGTCGCAGTGCGACGGGGGCAGGATGCGTTCCGCCGAGCGTTGGTCCGTCGCTACGGGATGATCTGCGCGGTCACGGGGCCTGCTCCCGCGGAAGTGCTCCAAGCCGCCCATCTCCGAGCCTTCGCGATCACGGAGCAGCACAGAGCGGAGGAAGGACTCCTCCTACGCTCGGACATTCATCACCTCTTCGACAGCGGCCTCCTGGCCATCAGGCCCGAAGACTTCATCGTCCAAGTCGCTCCGAGCCTCGGCGGCTACGTAACGTATAGCGAACTGGAGGGCGCCGCGCTGCGAATTCCGGACACGGACCTGATCGACCGGAGTGCTCTGGCCGAGCACTATGAGTCGACCGTGGCGACTTGGTGA
- a CDS encoding DUF397 domain-containing protein, with product MSIATPSGRSHPVWFTSSYSNGAGGECVECALSSEGALVRDSKRAEGAEIAVRGEAWFSFICAVKRNTED from the coding sequence GTGAGCATTGCAACGCCCAGCGGGAGAAGCCATCCGGTGTGGTTCACGTCGTCGTACAGCAATGGTGCAGGAGGGGAGTGCGTCGAGTGCGCTCTGTCGAGTGAAGGCGCCCTGGTTCGTGACTCGAAGCGGGCAGAAGGGGCTGAGATTGCTGTGCGCGGCGAGGCCTGGTTCTCCTTCATATGTGCTGTGAAGCGGAATACCGAGGACTGA
- a CDS encoding helix-turn-helix domain-containing protein, translating to MAGSPTARRRRLSIELKKLREQSTLTCAQVGAALDWSGSKVNRMETGSGRVQPSDIDALCRFYATSEELREFLKSLARQAKMRGWWQVHGSGVPEWFNIYIGLEQEASAFRQYQCEVVPGLMQTHAYASELHKTGAHMSAEDIARAVQVRMERQALLTGTDAPEAWFIVNEGALRNVIGDRALMRDQIERVLDAGRLPSVTVQVLPFDSGTYPATGSFTMLGFPAPEDPDIVYRDGITDAVYLEGEHHVREYTRAFDGLRAAALSPQRSAHLIETVLKEYAR from the coding sequence ATGGCCGGATCACCCACCGCACGCCGTCGCCGCCTGTCGATCGAGCTGAAGAAGCTCCGTGAGCAGTCCACTCTGACCTGTGCCCAGGTGGGCGCGGCCCTGGACTGGAGCGGCTCGAAGGTGAACCGCATGGAGACGGGCAGCGGCCGGGTCCAGCCGTCCGACATCGACGCCCTGTGCCGGTTCTACGCGACCAGCGAAGAGCTGCGCGAGTTCCTCAAGTCTCTGGCCCGGCAGGCCAAGATGCGCGGCTGGTGGCAGGTCCACGGCTCGGGTGTGCCGGAATGGTTCAACATCTACATCGGCCTGGAACAGGAGGCTTCGGCTTTCCGCCAGTACCAGTGCGAGGTCGTGCCCGGTCTCATGCAGACCCACGCCTACGCGTCCGAGCTCCACAAGACCGGTGCGCACATGTCCGCCGAGGACATCGCCAGGGCCGTTCAGGTGCGCATGGAGCGTCAGGCCCTGCTGACCGGGACGGACGCCCCCGAAGCCTGGTTCATCGTGAACGAAGGCGCTCTGCGCAACGTCATCGGCGACCGGGCGCTGATGCGCGATCAGATCGAACGGGTTCTGGACGCCGGCCGTTTGCCCTCCGTGACCGTTCAGGTCCTCCCCTTCGACTCCGGCACCTATCCGGCCACGGGTTCATTCACCATGCTGGGCTTCCCCGCGCCGGAGGACCCCGACATCGTCTACCGGGACGGCATCACCGATGCGGTCTACCTGGAGGGCGAGCATCATGTCCGTGAGTACACCCGAGCGTTCGACGGCCTGCGGGCCGCAGCCCTGAGCCCTCAGCGCTCGGCCCACCTGATTGAAACCGTCTTGAAGGAATACGCACGGTGA
- a CDS encoding ATP-binding protein, giving the protein MTRKPWDLAFTAEPAEVAALRRVMRLHLGIWGLHGVTDEAQLCVSEMAANVITHVGPGTPATLAVSMNGVHLRIEVHDPDTRALPTLLDANSDSEGGRGMALVDAVAARWGVQLQLDRKVTWCELTTGLTSPNGHVEDPGVRRAEALLASCPDGKSQLRAGPGRLGKAVNEDSVITAIADFLHWLRAHGCDADEALDRAQMRYEVERGNRGDGFSRASTA; this is encoded by the coding sequence ATGACGCGCAAACCGTGGGACCTGGCCTTCACCGCCGAGCCGGCGGAGGTTGCAGCCCTTCGCCGGGTAATGCGCCTGCACCTCGGCATCTGGGGCTTGCACGGGGTCACGGACGAAGCGCAGCTGTGCGTCAGCGAGATGGCGGCCAACGTCATCACGCACGTCGGCCCCGGAACGCCGGCCACACTCGCGGTGTCGATGAACGGGGTGCATCTGCGCATCGAGGTCCACGATCCTGACACCCGAGCCCTGCCTACGCTCCTTGACGCGAACTCGGACTCGGAGGGCGGGCGAGGCATGGCCTTGGTCGACGCCGTTGCCGCACGCTGGGGCGTACAGCTCCAGCTCGATCGGAAAGTCACCTGGTGTGAGCTAACGACCGGCCTCACGTCGCCGAACGGCCATGTCGAAGACCCCGGCGTCCGGCGCGCCGAGGCTCTGTTGGCGTCCTGCCCGGACGGGAAATCGCAACTCCGAGCCGGTCCGGGGAGACTCGGAAAGGCTGTGAACGAGGATTCGGTGATCACGGCCATCGCGGATTTCCTTCACTGGCTTCGCGCCCACGGTTGCGACGCCGACGAAGCCCTGGACCGTGCTCAGATGCGCTACGAGGTCGAGCGGGGCAACCGCGGGGACGGGTTCTCACGCGCATCGACCGCCTGA
- a CDS encoding DUF1998 domain-containing protein, whose amino-acid sequence MTPPPARRRRTGQSGAPAHTLPRRGSVRRAQAITTYGVGSLIAVDQESFVVSGLDDAERSWRTDEAPRIYERRLARLLGVGYFRLPPASGDESKDGMRVRRFPQMHSCPECAELQRHRDFNPPEGRSACGTCEVALVPSRFVVACEDGHLDEFPYWHWVHRSTEPGAGSEQCGGRLKLRSSGRTSSLRSIVVSCDCTPKPEVSMEGSFRKAALKDLGLRCQGARPWLGNSANETCGLPLRTLQRGSSTVWQPVLKSALSIPPWSDGRSDPLAEHWDALRECADRSEVAGYLKAALRGKAPIPLEVVMTLLNAELEEDPDGDTAPTFDHRYRALRNKEYERLRAGNEESEHTRGEQFLCEPPEGDTAMLKPLGVSDPMLVKRLREVRALKAFTRLADPDSSTEAKEVPLAGGPLPWLPAMEVRGEGVFLRLDEQRLDSWERAVGVADRAKRLRNAHQRVLEERAGDRHQAVQSPASPRMVLLHTLAHVLINEWSLEAGYPAAALRERLYADDDMAGILIYTATSDSAGSLGGLVAQGEPHLLDQTVRSAVRRAEWCSSDPLCMESGVSGVGGTNMAACHACVMLPETSCEHNNVLLDRALLVGTPEDPDVGFFANLLER is encoded by the coding sequence ATGACCCCGCCCCCCGCCCGCCGCCGACGCACAGGCCAAAGCGGTGCGCCGGCCCACACCCTGCCCCGGCGGGGCTCGGTCCGCCGCGCTCAGGCCATCACCACCTACGGCGTCGGCTCGCTCATTGCGGTCGACCAGGAATCCTTCGTCGTCTCGGGTCTGGACGACGCGGAGAGGAGCTGGCGAACGGACGAGGCACCACGGATCTACGAACGGCGGTTGGCTCGCCTCCTCGGCGTCGGCTACTTCCGGCTGCCCCCCGCGTCCGGCGACGAAAGCAAGGACGGCATGCGGGTCCGGCGCTTCCCTCAGATGCACTCCTGCCCGGAGTGCGCCGAACTCCAGCGACACCGAGACTTCAACCCGCCAGAAGGACGCAGTGCCTGCGGCACCTGCGAGGTCGCCCTGGTCCCCTCCCGCTTCGTCGTCGCCTGCGAAGACGGGCACCTCGACGAGTTCCCGTACTGGCACTGGGTCCACCGGTCCACCGAACCGGGGGCCGGCAGCGAGCAGTGCGGTGGGAGGCTCAAGCTGCGTTCGTCCGGTCGTACGTCCTCGCTCCGCTCGATCGTCGTCTCCTGCGACTGCACCCCCAAACCCGAGGTCTCGATGGAGGGTTCCTTCCGCAAGGCGGCACTCAAGGACCTCGGACTCAGGTGCCAGGGTGCTCGTCCCTGGCTCGGAAACTCAGCGAACGAGACATGCGGGCTGCCCCTGCGTACCCTCCAGCGCGGTTCCTCCACCGTTTGGCAGCCGGTGTTGAAGTCGGCGCTGTCCATCCCGCCGTGGAGCGACGGCCGTTCGGACCCGCTCGCCGAACACTGGGACGCGCTGCGCGAGTGCGCCGACCGCAGTGAGGTGGCGGGGTATCTGAAGGCCGCCCTCAGAGGCAAGGCGCCCATCCCGTTGGAAGTGGTGATGACGCTCCTGAACGCGGAGCTCGAGGAGGACCCCGACGGGGACACGGCTCCCACCTTCGACCACCGCTATCGCGCTCTGCGCAACAAGGAGTACGAGCGTCTACGCGCCGGCAACGAGGAGAGCGAGCACACCCGCGGCGAGCAGTTCCTCTGCGAGCCCCCGGAGGGCGACACGGCCATGCTGAAGCCTCTTGGCGTCAGCGACCCGATGTTGGTCAAACGGCTTCGCGAGGTACGCGCTCTGAAGGCCTTCACCCGGCTCGCCGATCCCGACTCGTCCACCGAGGCGAAGGAGGTGCCGCTCGCCGGCGGCCCTCTGCCGTGGCTCCCGGCGATGGAGGTCCGTGGCGAGGGAGTGTTCCTCCGCCTGGACGAACAACGGCTCGACTCCTGGGAGCGGGCCGTCGGCGTGGCGGACCGCGCGAAACGTCTGCGCAATGCCCATCAGCGCGTGTTGGAAGAGAGGGCGGGCGACCGTCACCAGGCCGTCCAGTCACCTGCTTCCCCTCGCATGGTGCTGCTCCACACGCTTGCCCATGTGCTCATCAACGAGTGGAGCCTGGAAGCGGGTTACCCGGCGGCGGCACTCCGCGAGCGTCTGTACGCGGACGACGACATGGCCGGAATCCTGATCTACACGGCGACGAGCGACTCTGCGGGCAGCCTCGGCGGCTTGGTCGCACAGGGCGAACCGCATCTGCTGGATCAGACGGTCCGCTCCGCCGTCCGCCGTGCCGAGTGGTGCTCCTCGGATCCGCTCTGCATGGAGAGCGGCGTGTCCGGCGTCGGTGGCACGAACATGGCTGCCTGCCATGCCTGCGTGATGCTCCCGGAGACGAGTTGCGAGCACAACAACGTCCTGCTGGACCGGGCGCTGCTCGTCGGCACTCCAGAGGATCCGGACGTGGGGTTCTTCGCGAACCTCCTGGAGCGTTGA
- a CDS encoding helicase-related protein has translation MTNGADRHAEHYRVRDEDLLVGLRRELLGPAEDADKDERNEILTQDTPVDRYPTGVLYPGSADTGATEARKEEAAEQDGLDAAPVLTRDSVEESGAERDPGRPGDRRPSSMGLTFAVDPKTSKRIVVSSRAAAYRPTDAEGRPVEARRAEARTLSAQREHWRREELDLPDYTIDVTVPGSGVRARLHADRKVDLHAIVRRADPRGMVSVTVTLINAEQVGKYDLKDAFSLFQCGLRVRAADGSTAFVERSARTASHDPEIAMSRLLHRHAPTFAVGHGCSAEWDWTPSPIGVTDTNEGGVPEVRSQFVPSVEVLLTDSNPEIDSSALSMLGLAEKPDTEILAALENLASGYERWIDRKRDEAAGLAGTHHEEPAQKQVTACHEALGRIREGIELLRTKPDVMRAFRLANRVMADQRARSEWVRKGRVGTPDLAKGRWRPFQIAFVLLCLAGVDDPGHDDRKLSDLLWFPTGGGKTEAYLGLIALTSFLRRIRKGATGGGVTVIMRYTLRLLTLQQFERAAILFCAMEQLRRRTPELGTEEFSVGMWVGRSATPNLLAKADEKLVELQRNLGKSLARENPVQLHACPWCGERLDARDYSVDVEARRMFVRCPAQDCDFGDGLPVHLVDEAVYAARPTLVIATVDKFASMPWRPATAALFNLDDTDDPTPPPELIVQDELHLISGPLGTLTGLYETAVDALANKPKVIASTATIRRASDQGRHLFARGVRQFPPAGLDARDSWFAVETPREEKATRRYVGLLAPGTSQSTLLIRTYATLLHRAMHADTEDDRVKDTYWSLVGYFNSLRLLSAAELQVHDDVVAYLELLAEREGKEVRPIPNYSELTSRVDASEIPTRLKRIEKRYPDEDAVDVLLATNMIAVGVDVDRLGLMAVMGQPQTTAEYIQATSRVGRAHPGLVAVMLNSTRSRDRSHYESFQHFHSALYREVESTSVTPFSARARDRGLHAVIVALARILIPAARPNDGAAKVESYVEVLENKVKDVILDRVGTVDSKETTAVSLTFDEFLTWWRDEADRHSGLLFEPQRGNRSPSILKSYDDETDGPEAWPTLWSLRDVDAESALFMEGNR, from the coding sequence GTGACGAACGGGGCGGACAGGCACGCCGAGCACTACCGCGTGCGAGACGAAGATCTCCTCGTGGGGCTCCGCCGCGAGCTCCTCGGCCCCGCCGAGGACGCGGACAAGGACGAGCGGAACGAGATCCTCACCCAGGACACGCCCGTCGACCGCTACCCGACCGGGGTGTTGTACCCGGGTTCGGCGGACACGGGCGCGACGGAGGCGCGCAAGGAAGAGGCCGCGGAGCAGGACGGCTTGGACGCCGCTCCCGTACTCACCCGCGACAGCGTGGAGGAGTCCGGCGCGGAGCGGGACCCGGGGCGGCCCGGAGACCGTCGGCCCTCCTCCATGGGTCTGACCTTTGCGGTCGACCCGAAGACAAGCAAGAGGATCGTGGTCTCGTCGCGCGCCGCCGCGTACCGTCCCACCGACGCGGAAGGAAGGCCGGTCGAAGCACGCAGGGCCGAGGCCCGCACCCTGTCCGCCCAGCGGGAGCACTGGCGGCGGGAGGAACTCGACCTCCCGGACTACACGATCGACGTCACCGTGCCGGGCAGCGGTGTACGGGCTCGGCTGCACGCCGACAGAAAGGTCGACCTGCACGCGATCGTTCGTCGCGCCGATCCACGAGGAATGGTCAGCGTCACGGTGACCCTGATCAACGCGGAACAGGTCGGCAAGTACGACCTGAAAGACGCGTTCTCCCTGTTCCAGTGCGGTCTTCGGGTCCGCGCCGCCGACGGTTCCACCGCGTTCGTGGAACGCTCCGCCAGGACAGCCTCCCACGACCCGGAGATCGCCATGAGCCGGCTGCTGCACCGGCACGCACCGACTTTCGCCGTCGGGCACGGCTGCTCAGCGGAATGGGACTGGACGCCGTCGCCCATCGGGGTGACCGACACGAACGAAGGCGGCGTCCCCGAGGTACGCAGCCAGTTCGTACCGTCCGTCGAGGTGCTGCTCACCGACTCCAACCCCGAGATCGACAGCTCGGCACTGTCCATGCTGGGGCTGGCGGAGAAGCCCGACACCGAGATCCTGGCCGCGCTGGAGAATCTCGCCTCGGGGTACGAGCGGTGGATCGACCGCAAGCGGGACGAGGCCGCGGGCCTGGCCGGCACGCACCACGAGGAGCCCGCGCAGAAGCAGGTGACAGCCTGCCACGAGGCTCTCGGCCGCATCCGGGAGGGCATCGAACTGCTGCGGACCAAGCCCGACGTGATGCGGGCGTTCCGGCTGGCCAACCGTGTCATGGCCGACCAGCGCGCCCGCAGCGAATGGGTGCGGAAGGGGCGGGTCGGTACGCCCGACCTGGCCAAGGGCCGGTGGCGCCCGTTCCAGATCGCGTTCGTGCTGCTCTGCCTGGCCGGGGTCGACGACCCGGGCCACGACGATCGCAAGCTCTCCGACCTGCTCTGGTTCCCCACGGGTGGTGGCAAGACGGAGGCCTATCTCGGCCTGATCGCGCTCACGTCGTTCCTGCGCCGTATCCGTAAGGGAGCGACCGGCGGTGGGGTCACGGTCATCATGCGGTACACGCTGCGACTGCTCACCCTTCAGCAGTTCGAGCGTGCGGCGATCCTGTTCTGTGCGATGGAACAACTGCGCCGCCGTACGCCGGAACTGGGCACGGAGGAGTTCTCCGTCGGCATGTGGGTGGGCCGTTCGGCCACCCCCAACCTGCTGGCCAAGGCCGACGAGAAGCTCGTCGAGCTGCAACGGAACCTCGGCAAGAGCCTCGCCAGGGAGAACCCCGTCCAGTTGCACGCATGTCCCTGGTGCGGCGAGCGCCTCGACGCGCGCGACTACAGCGTCGACGTCGAAGCCCGGCGGATGTTCGTCCGTTGCCCTGCCCAAGACTGCGACTTCGGCGACGGGCTGCCCGTCCACCTGGTCGACGAGGCGGTGTACGCGGCACGGCCGACGCTGGTGATCGCCACCGTCGACAAGTTCGCGTCGATGCCTTGGCGCCCGGCCACCGCTGCGCTGTTCAACCTGGACGACACCGACGACCCCACTCCGCCGCCCGAGCTGATCGTCCAGGACGAACTCCACCTGATCTCCGGCCCGCTGGGAACCCTGACCGGCCTCTACGAGACGGCGGTGGACGCCCTTGCGAACAAGCCCAAGGTCATCGCCTCCACCGCGACCATCCGTCGCGCCTCCGACCAGGGCAGGCACCTCTTCGCCCGGGGCGTACGACAGTTCCCGCCCGCCGGCCTGGACGCCCGCGACTCGTGGTTCGCCGTGGAGACGCCTCGCGAGGAAAAGGCGACTCGCCGCTACGTCGGCCTCCTGGCTCCCGGTACCAGCCAGTCCACGCTGCTGATCCGCACGTACGCCACCCTGCTGCACCGGGCGATGCACGCGGACACCGAGGACGACAGGGTGAAGGACACGTACTGGAGCCTCGTCGGCTACTTCAACAGCCTGCGGCTGCTCTCGGCTGCGGAACTACAGGTCCACGACGACGTGGTGGCGTACCTGGAGCTGCTCGCCGAGCGCGAGGGGAAGGAGGTCCGACCGATCCCCAACTACTCGGAGCTGACGAGTCGTGTCGACGCCAGCGAGATCCCGACCCGACTCAAGCGCATCGAGAAGCGATACCCCGACGAGGACGCCGTTGATGTCCTGCTCGCCACCAACATGATCGCGGTCGGCGTGGACGTCGACCGTCTCGGCCTCATGGCCGTGATGGGCCAGCCGCAGACCACGGCGGAGTACATCCAGGCCACCAGCCGCGTCGGTCGCGCACACCCTGGTCTGGTGGCGGTAATGCTCAACTCCACCCGCTCCCGCGACCGTTCGCACTACGAGAGCTTCCAACACTTTCACTCGGCTCTCTACCGGGAGGTCGAGTCGACCTCGGTGACCCCGTTCTCCGCGCGCGCCCGCGACCGGGGCCTGCACGCGGTGATCGTGGCTCTGGCCCGCATCCTGATCCCGGCCGCCCGTCCCAACGACGGTGCCGCCAAGGTCGAGTCGTACGTGGAAGTACTCGAGAACAAGGTGAAGGACGTCATCCTCGACCGTGTCGGAACAGTCGACAGCAAGGAGACCACTGCCGTGTCCCTGACGTTCGACGAGTTCCTGACCTGGTGGCGCGACGAGGCCGACCGACACAGCGGCCTGCTCTTCGAACCTCAGCGAGGCAACCGCTCGCCCTCGATCCTGAAGTCGTACGACGACGAGACCGACGGCCCCGAGGCATGGCCCACGCTGTGGAGCCTGCGCGACGTCGACGCCGAGTCCGCACTGTTCATGGAGGGAAACCGATGA
- a CDS encoding ATP-dependent helicase — translation MTEPYLGSPPLTDEQRIVVEQPWGARVLVTAGAGAGKTHTLVRRLDALCGHEDPEEALEAAEILVLTFSRAAARELRERITRHGERARRVRAQTFDAWAYGVLARARPDGDWGGTTFDERIAAAVDAVEKGALEIGDSDPPSHVVVDEAQDLLGVRRELVETLLDRYRDSCGFTVVGDMAQSVYGFQIADRDERLDETGRFFDWLRVSYPDDLVELELTGNFRATTDEARVALAHGPRLQRLTDRDEAGALYGELRDLLLDPANGIGDLDDEFTLSGLRDLSDTCAILTRDNREALVVAELLHAHGVEHRLRRPLEERPVPYWVGELLRRTDATALTEDRFRTLLAEIPMSFEPDVSMLWPVLRRVARGPAGGVLDLDRLRHAVAGGRFPDEAADPEPSRIVVSTVHRAKGLEFDQVILLAPPSAEELHRRYAADLDLPAEARALYVAMTRARQDLYHANPPKLPHFRRTDSRGDGRRYLGGWQSYKRFGIVAEAGDVDRDDPPGAEGGARDIQSYLLERVAPGHAVMLRKRHDMQMGERQSPPYALLHEGREIGEASRRFREDLFRVQKVSRTWDPSWPAEIHGLRIDTTETVTGSTAAGANAGLGDRGVWIAPRITGIGRYRWTNHDEERNT, via the coding sequence GTGACCGAGCCCTATCTGGGCAGCCCCCCGCTCACGGACGAGCAGCGGATCGTCGTGGAACAGCCCTGGGGTGCAAGGGTGTTGGTGACAGCAGGAGCCGGGGCCGGCAAGACACACACGCTGGTGCGCCGGCTGGACGCGCTGTGCGGCCACGAGGATCCGGAGGAGGCGTTGGAAGCCGCCGAGATCCTGGTCCTGACCTTCTCCCGGGCGGCCGCCCGCGAACTGCGCGAGCGGATCACCCGGCACGGGGAACGGGCCCGCCGGGTCCGGGCGCAGACCTTCGACGCCTGGGCGTACGGAGTGCTCGCCCGGGCCCGTCCGGACGGGGACTGGGGTGGCACGACCTTCGACGAGCGGATCGCCGCGGCGGTCGACGCGGTGGAGAAGGGAGCCCTGGAGATCGGCGACTCCGATCCGCCCTCCCACGTCGTCGTGGACGAGGCACAGGATCTGCTGGGCGTGCGTCGCGAACTGGTGGAGACGCTGCTCGACCGTTACCGGGACAGTTGCGGTTTCACGGTGGTCGGGGACATGGCCCAGTCCGTGTACGGGTTCCAGATCGCCGACCGCGACGAACGGCTGGACGAGACCGGCCGGTTCTTCGACTGGTTGCGCGTCTCCTACCCCGACGACCTGGTGGAGTTGGAGCTCACCGGCAACTTCCGGGCCACAACCGACGAGGCCCGGGTGGCACTGGCGCACGGTCCGCGTCTCCAACGGCTCACCGATCGGGACGAGGCCGGCGCGCTCTACGGCGAGTTGCGCGACCTGCTTCTGGACCCGGCGAACGGGATCGGCGACCTCGACGACGAGTTCACCCTGTCCGGGCTGCGCGATCTGTCCGACACATGCGCGATCCTCACCCGCGACAACCGGGAGGCCTTGGTGGTCGCCGAGCTGCTGCACGCGCACGGCGTCGAACACCGGTTGCGGCGTCCGCTCGAAGAACGTCCTGTGCCGTACTGGGTGGGCGAGTTGCTGCGTCGTACCGACGCGACCGCTCTCACCGAGGACCGGTTCCGGACCCTGCTCGCCGAGATACCCATGTCGTTCGAACCGGACGTGTCGATGCTGTGGCCCGTCCTGCGGCGGGTGGCCCGCGGGCCCGCGGGGGGCGTGCTCGACCTCGACCGACTGCGGCACGCCGTCGCGGGCGGCAGGTTCCCCGACGAGGCGGCCGATCCCGAACCCTCCCGGATCGTCGTCTCGACCGTCCACCGGGCCAAGGGACTGGAGTTCGACCAGGTGATCCTTCTGGCCCCTCCCAGCGCCGAGGAACTCCACCGCCGGTACGCGGCCGACCTGGATCTGCCCGCCGAGGCGCGTGCCCTCTACGTGGCGATGACCCGCGCCCGACAGGACCTGTATCACGCGAATCCCCCGAAACTGCCGCACTTCAGGCGAACGGACAGCCGGGGCGACGGCCGGCGCTATCTCGGCGGCTGGCAGTCGTACAAGCGATTCGGCATCGTCGCCGAGGCGGGCGACGTGGATCGGGACGACCCGCCGGGAGCCGAGGGGGGCGCCCGCGACATCCAGTCGTACCTTTTGGAACGGGTCGCACCCGGGCACGCCGTGATGCTGCGCAAGCGGCACGACATGCAGATGGGCGAGCGTCAGAGCCCGCCCTACGCCCTGCTGCACGAAGGGCGGGAGATCGGCGAGGCCTCGCGGCGATTCCGCGAGGACCTGTTCCGCGTGCAGAAGGTGAGCAGAACGTGGGATCCGTCCTGGCCTGCCGAGATTCACGGCCTGCGGATCGACACCACGGAAACCGTGACGGGCAGCACCGCCGCCGGCGCCAACGCCGGTCTCGGCGACCGGGGCGTGTGGATCGCCCCCAGGATCACCGGCATCGGACGGTACCGGTGGACGAACCACGACGAGGAGCGGAACACGTGA